A region from the Gavia stellata isolate bGavSte3 chromosome 2, bGavSte3.hap2, whole genome shotgun sequence genome encodes:
- the CITED2 gene encoding cbp/p300-interacting transactivator 2 — MADHMMAMNHGRFPDGSGGLHHHPAHRMGMGQFPTPHHHHQQQQPPQQHAFSALMGDHIHYGAGNMNASSGVRHAMGPGSVSGGHPAGSMPPPARFSGSQFMAPPVASPGGQLSASMQLQKLNNQYFSHHPYPHSHYMPDLHPGSHQLNGSSQQHFRDCNPKHGGGGGGSGLPPAVPHVPAAMLPPNVIDTDFIDEEVLMSLVIEMGLDRIKELPELWLGQNEFDFMTDFVCKQQPSRVSC; from the coding sequence ATGGCAGACCACATGATGGCCATGAACCACGGGCGATTCCCCGACGGATCCGGCGGGCTTCACCACCACCCTGCGCATCGGATGGGCATGGGGCAGTTTCCCACcccccatcaccaccaccagcagcagcagccgccgcaGCAGCACGCCTTCAGCGCCCTGATGGGCGACCATATACATTACGGAGCTGGGAATATGAACGCGAGCAGCGGGGTGAGGCACGCCATGGGGCCGGGGAGCGTGAGCGGAGGGCACCCGGCCGGCAGCatgccgccccccgcccgcttCAGCGGCTCCCAGTTCATGGCCCCCCCCGTAGCCAGCCCGGGAGGGCAGCTGAGCGCCAGCATGCAGCTCCAGAAGCTGAACAACCAGTACTTCAGCCACCACCCCTACCCCCACAGCCACTACATGCCGGACTTGCACCCCGGCAGCCACCAGCTGAacggcagcagccagcagcattTCAGGGACTGCAACCCCAAgcacggcggcggcggcggcggcagcggcttGCCGCCCGCCGTCCCCCACGTCCCCGCGGCAATGCTGCCGCCCAATGTCATAGACACTGACTTCATCGACGAGGAGGTCCTCATGTCCTTAGTCATCGAAATGGGGCTGGATCGCATCAAGGAGCTTCCCGAGCTGTGGTTGGGACAGAACGAGTTTGACTTCATGACAGACTTCGTTTGCAAACAGCAGCCCAGCAGGGTGAGCTGCTga